One genomic segment of Sander lucioperca isolate FBNREF2018 chromosome 10, SLUC_FBN_1.2, whole genome shotgun sequence includes these proteins:
- the LOC116049671 gene encoding glutathione S-transferase kappa 1, with product MTSKKVIELFYDVVSPYSWLGFEVMCRYRHVWNIELKLRPAFLGGVMQGAGNKPPGLVPNKFLYMTKDLNRLSEYFGVPVQAPSDPFEAMFQKGSLSAMRFVAAVQEREKGGDEQVERVSRELWRRIWSEDKDITAPASLSEAAMKAGLSDSEIKEVLKLSTSKEIKDKLKSTTQCALDHGAFGFPLVVCHVNGKPEVFFGSDRFELMAHCIGERWLGPQPDKPTAKL from the exons ATGACATCTAAGAAAGTGATCGAGTTGTTCTACGACGTGGTATCTCCGTACTCTTGGCTTGGCTTTGag GTAATGTGCCGCTACAGACACGTGTGGAATATAGAGCTCAAACTGCGCCCTGCTTTTCTGGGTGGCGTCATGCAAGGAGCAG GAAACAAGCCCCCTGGTCTGGTTCCAAACAAATTCCTGTACATGACCAAAGATCTGAACCGCTTGTCAGAGTATTTTGGTGTTCCCGTGCAGGCTCCATCTGACCCCTTTGAGGCCATGTTCCAAAAAG GCTCCTTGTCTGCAATGCGATTTGTGGCAGCAGTacaagagagggagaagggTGGAGACGAGCAGGTGGAGCGGGTGTCCCGGGAGCTGTGGAGAAGGATCTGGAGTGAGGACAAAGACATCACTGCACCTGCATCACTTTCTGAG GCAGCGATGAAAGCTGGACTGTCTGACAGCGAGATTAAAGAAGTGCTGAAGCTGTCCACCtcaaaggagatcaaagacaagCTGAAAAGCACAACACAGTGTGCACTTGATCATGGG GCATTTGGCTTCCCCCTTGTGGTGTGTCACGTAAACGGAAAGCCAGAGGTGTTTTTTGGATCTGACAGATTTGAGCTCATGGCCCACTGCATTG GGGAGAGGTGGCTGGGACCTCAGCCTGACAAACCAACTGCCAAGCTATGA